CTCTCTCAACCAACCTTGAAGTTGTAGAAGGTATGCAATTTGACCAGGGTTACCTCTCTCCGTACTTTGTAACGGATACAGAGAGAATGGATGTGATCTTAGAGGATCCCTACATCCTTATATATGAAAAGAAGGTCACTGCTGTTAAAGATCTCTTGCCTTTACTTGAGAAGATTGCAAGAACGGGTAAAGCACTTGTGATAATCGCTGAAGATCTTGAAGGTGAAGCCCTTGCAACTCTTGTTGTAAACAAGATTCGCGGAACACTGTCCGGATGTGCTGTTAAGGCTCCAGGCTATGGTGAAAGAAGAAAAGCGATGCTTCAGGATATTGCAACTTTAACCGGCGGCCGTGCTATCACAGAGGATCTTGGTATTAAACTTGAGAGTGTTGAGATAGAAGATTTAGGTAGAGCTAAAAGAGTGAATATAGATAAAGATAATACAACTATTATAGGTGGAGAGGGTGCCGTTAAGGATATAGAGGCAAGAATTGCGCAGATAAAGAAGCAGATTGAAGATTCTGATTCTGATTATGATAGCGAGAAGCTGCAGGAGCGTTTGGCAAAGTTAGCCGGTGGCGTTGCTGTAATCAACGTTGGCGCTGCAACAGAGACTGAGATGAAAGAGAAGAAGGCTCGTGTTGAAGACGCGTTACATGCAACACGTGCAGCGGTTGAAGAAGGAATTGTTCCTGGAGGTGGAGTTGCGTTTTTGAGAACAATACCTCAACTTGAATCGTTGAAGCTTGACGGTGATCAGCAGGTAGGAGTTGATATTATACGCCGGGCATTAGAAGAGCCTATAAGACAGCTTACAATGAATGCAGGGGAAGAGGGTGCGATAATACTTGAGAAAGTTAAGAATGAAAAGCTTGAAGTGGGTTACGATGTCAATCTGTCAGAGTATGTCAATATGTTTGAGGCAGGTATAATAGACCCGACAAAAGTTACAAGGAGTGCTTTAGAGAATGCATCTAGTATAGCATCGCTACTTCTTACAACAGAGGTTCTTATATCCGATAAGCCTGAAGAGGATAAGGGTTCTGCTATGCCGGCTGGCATGCCTCCTGGAGGAATGGGTGGAATGTATTAAGCTTGAATAGATAGGCAATTTTATTAAAGCCCCGGATAAGTCCGGGGCTTTTTTGTTGCAGCTTTTCTTAATATACCTGTTGTCAACACAGGTTTACATAATAGGTCTTTTAAGCGCCCTTTTTAGTCTCTTCTCTCAATTCTTTTTATAAAAAATCCTCTGTTTTGAGCTTAGTTTGCGGGTATTTAAGACCTAATTCTTTTTTTGGCATAAAATTTGCTTATTAAACTACA
This window of the Candidatus Kaelpia imicola genome carries:
- the groL gene encoding chaperonin GroEL (60 kDa chaperone family; promotes refolding of misfolded polypeptides especially under stressful conditions; forms two stacked rings of heptamers to form a barrel-shaped 14mer; ends can be capped by GroES; misfolded proteins enter the barrel where they are refolded when GroES binds) encodes the protein MSAKQLLFDQEARRKILEGVEKLASAVKVTLGPKGRNVILDKKFGSPTITKDGVTVAKDVELEDPFENMGAQLVKEVAEKTSDVAGDGTTTATILAEAIYREGLKNVTAGANPMALKRGIEKSVEKIVEELKKLSKQVKDKKEITQIATIAANNDISIGELIAEAMEKVGKDGVITVEESKTLSTNLEVVEGMQFDQGYLSPYFVTDTERMDVILEDPYILIYEKKVTAVKDLLPLLEKIARTGKALVIIAEDLEGEALATLVVNKIRGTLSGCAVKAPGYGERRKAMLQDIATLTGGRAITEDLGIKLESVEIEDLGRAKRVNIDKDNTTIIGGEGAVKDIEARIAQIKKQIEDSDSDYDSEKLQERLAKLAGGVAVINVGAATETEMKEKKARVEDALHATRAAVEEGIVPGGGVAFLRTIPQLESLKLDGDQQVGVDIIRRALEEPIRQLTMNAGEEGAIILEKVKNEKLEVGYDVNLSEYVNMFEAGIIDPTKVTRSALENASSIASLLLTTEVLISDKPEEDKGSAMPAGMPPGGMGGMY